CGACGCCGAACACCCACTGGCCGGTCTGCCAGCGATAACCGATCTGACCACCGACGGTGCCGCCGGTCGCGTTGTGCGAACCTTCAGTGCCCGTGCCGACGAAATCCCAGGTCGTGTGAGCCGAACCGCCACCGCCGTTGATACCGATGTAGAAGCCGCTCCAGTCGTAGATCGCGGCGACCATCGCGGGCGGAGCCTTCGTGTAAGGCCGTGCTGCGAGGTCAGCAGCCACCGCCGGCGCAGCCGCGCTGAGCGCGACGAGGCTCGCAGTGACAAGCAACAAACTCTTCTTCATTTGATTCCCGTTCCAGTTTCTTCAGTAGGCCCCCGGGCCGTGGGCACCTCTTAACAGCGATCGACGGAATTGCTGTAACCGTGACGCAACAGTCCTATCGAAAGGACCTGCGAGGTAAATGAATGTTTCTGGGGCACACCCGGAACTCGCTTGAGTCCTATTTTTACAGTGGTTCCGCGCCCATCGCAGACTCTCTGACGCGCACTGAAACTCTTCACATCTTGGTGTGAATGACGAGTGTGGCGCGCAAACTTTTTGTCTCCGCATTGTCGCCACAATCGCGCCAGCGCTGTTCCACAATGCGGCGCGCTCGCACTGGCGTGTAGATGACGAGCTTCAACGCAGGATCACGATCGAACAGTTTCACATGAGCCCGCTTGCAGACATTCCAGCTGCAGTCCACCTGATCCACGCGCTGCCATGCTGTTCCCTCCGCTAGACTAGGCGCTCCGGCGCAACACGTGCCGACGTGAGGACTTTAGGCTGTCTGCCATCGGCAACCGATATCCGCTCATGGTCACGAGCGGCGGTTGAGGGCAGCGCGAAGCAAGTCCGGTCGACTTGCGACAACGGACACCGCTGGGCCTCGAGCTTCCAAGGTTCGGGTCCACTTTGGGGCGGGACGGGCAGCGCCTGTCATCGGTAGCGCGCTACGGCTTTCGAACCCAAAACCGATGAAGCTTGCGGCGAGTTAATCCGCCTTACCAAAAGGATATTTGCAGCGGCGCGTGGCCTGGGGTTGCTGCACCGTAGTGTTTCCACGGAAGCGTAGCCTCCTCGCCGCACGAGGGGGACTTTAGTGGAGGAAACACTCGGCCCGGAAGTCTCCCCGACCCTCCGGGCCGTTTTCTCCCTCGGACTGATCGGAAATGTTCTGCGCTTAGGATTTGGATCCGTCCGCGAAACTAGCGAGCTGCGGCCTTTTGCGGCTCTCTACTGCTCGAGCTGCTTGATGAGGACCTCGATCTCGCGATTGCCCGGCATCAGGCGCGACAGCTGTTGAGCATAGCCCAAGGCCGATGCGCGATCCCCTTTTTCGCGGCTTAGCGCGAGCGCCGCAGAAAGGAGATCGCGATCGTTGCGATGCTTTTGCAGGCTGTTCCTGAGGACGGCAAGGGCGTCGTCGCGACGGCCGAACGAATGTAGCCCCACGGCATAGACGTAAGCATATCGCGCCTGGTTGGGGTCCAGCACCGCTGCTTGACGCAGCTCATCGAGCGCCGCCTCGCTACGCTTCAGACGCACGAGCGTCAAACCGAGTGCGTGGTGAAGCGGGGCATCCTGGGCGGACGCGGAGAGAGCCTCACGCAAGACCCGCTCGCCGTCACCGTCGCGTCCGAGCTGCCGGTAGAGATCGGAAAGATTGATGGCGGCAGGCGAGAACGACGGATCAAGCCCAAGTGCGGCCCGATATTCGGCCTCGGCCTCTGCGGCTCGGGCCTGTCTTGCGAAGAAGGTGCCGAGCGCAGTCCGGGCGCCCGGACGGTCCGCATTCAATTTCTGCACTGCTACGAATTCGGCTGCGGCCTGCGCGAACTTGTCACGATCTGCGGCGAGTTGGCGCGCGGAAGGCACGGAGGCGAGAAGCTCGGCGGCGCGGATGCGCACGGCCCGTAACGGATCGCTCAATTGCGCGGAGGCGAGTGTCCAAAGTTGGTCGGGGGGCACCCCTTCCAGCCCATCGAGCGCTCCCAGTCTTACGAGCGGATCGGGGTCGGACAGCCCGCGGCGGATCAGGTCGAAATCAGGCACAGGAAGCTCGGCCAGCGCGCTGGCGCGAACGATTCGGGGAACGTCGCCTGCGCTGGCGACCGCAGCAAGCAGGGCTTGCGCCTCGGCTGCTTCAGTCCAGGCGGAATGAAACGCGCGTGCGTAAGTCTGATAGCCACGCCGCTCCGGCCCGAACCAGGTCTCGATCTGCTGGGCCGCCCAAGCGGCAGCCTTGTCCTGATGGCAATCATTGCACGCATTCGGCGTCCCCAACTGTGCCGAGAGATCGGGGCGCGGAATCCGGAAGCCGTGGTCGTGGCGGCGGTCGACGACCATGTAGCGGCGTTCCGGCATGTGACAGGAAGCGCAAGCCGGCGGCGGCGACATGTCTGCGTGGTGCCGGTGCGCGGCGGATTCATATTTCGCTTCTGCATGGCACTGTGCGCAGACGCCGTCGCCGGGCGCCTTCAGGACCGCACTGTGAGGGTCGTGGCAGTCGCTGCAAGTCACGCCCTTGGCGAACATCTTGCTTTGCCTGAAGGGCGCGTAATTGTAGGTCTCCTCGTCATCCCGCATTTGGCCGTCGGCATAAAAGCGCTGCCGATCGAGCAACGACACCCGGTGGGTTTCCGAGAGTGGCCGGCCCGGCGTCCAATCCTCCGAAAGCTGGCCGCGTCGCGCGTGGCAGCGTCCGCAGGTCTCGACCTCCTTGTGCAAGTCTGGCGCGGGCGCGCTGCGTTTCGGCGTCAACGTGCCCGTCTCGGTTGACCAGGTGATGCCCGTTCGTTCATCGAACCTGACGAGCAAACCATCGTCCGGACCGCGCGACGCCGGCTTCTCGCGAGCCCACGCGACATGGCGCGAACCTTGTCCGTGACACGCCTCGCAACCGACGCTGATCTCGGCGAACGTCGTTGCGAACCTGTCGTTGGCGGCGTCATAGTTCTTGTGAACGCCGGTCGAGTGACACTCGGCGCACATGAAATTCCAGTTCTGGTTCAGCCGGGTCCAGTGCAGGGGATCGCTGCTGATGACGGCTGCATCCGGATAGAGGTGAAGCCAGCGTTGGCCGCCCCGATCCTTGGGCCTGGTATCCCATGCGATCGAAAGCGCCTGGATGCGGCCGTCGCTGAATCCGATCAGATATTGCTGCAGCGGCTCGACGCCGAAAGTATATCTGATCTCGAACGTCGCGAGCTTGCCGTCCGGCCCGTCGGTCTCGACGAGGAATTTCTTTCCTTCCCGGAAGAAGCGGGAGCGCGTGCCGGCATATTGGAACGTCGCATCGTTGAAATCGCCCCGCACGGATTGATCGGTGGCGTGATCCATGGCGCGGCGGTGCTGCGAGTTCTGCCAGAGCCTTGCCTCGGTCTGATGGCATCCGGCGCAGGTGTGGCTGCCGGCGAAGTTCAGTTCGGCAGCCTGATGCGGCTGGATAGGAACGTCCGAAGTCGCGAACCTGTAGATCGCCCCGGCCATCATCAGCATCAGCAGGCTGGCGCAGATCGCCAGCCAAGGGAGCGTCTTGCGGGTAGGAGCCTGGTCTGGTTGCGACGTGTCGAGAGCCCGCATCGGACGCGGGCCAGCGCGGGCCTTCTGGCGCTTGCGGTTCTTTCCGGAGCCTTTTGCCACATCCAACTACCGATCCGGGCGACCTCTATCGTCTGGATTATATGCGCAGGTCGTTGTCGTGGAGCGCGATTCTCGTCTCGCGCGCGAGATCGATCAACGACGCGCAGAACATCACCATGGCCGCCATGAACAGGATCGCGACGCCATATTCGTGCGCAAAGTGCAGCAGCGCGCTGACAAAGGCGATGATGACTATCAGGGCCGTCAAGATCGCCGCTATCACGGCGCAGTACAGGGACCGGTTGAGAAAGACTGCTCGCTGGCGGAGCCGCGGCAGATCGGCCTTGAGAAACGACCTCGACGCATCACTTTCGGGAATACCGTGGATGAACTGCGACCGGTCGATCACCCGGTTAATCCTGGAGATCAGCACGGAAATGAAAGCCGCGACGGCGCCAAGCAGGAAGGCTGGCGCCGCCACGCTGGCGATGATACGGCCGAGTTGGTCGATCGACGGCGTCACTGGAATCAAGTCGACTACACTCTGCATGTCTCGAGCCGCCGATGTGCCGATGCAAGCTTGGTCATCGAAGAGGCTCAACCTTCGCAGCCATATCAGGAGCGCGGCTCACGCGGTAACTCGCGTTGCTGCATCTAAGCACCCAGACCGCATGATCGGGCCTGGAACGCTTTGCATCCTTGCCTGCGCCGAGAGCCTTGTCGCACGCAAATCCCTGCGAGCGGATTTGGGCGGCGAGCATGCTCTGTACCGTCTCTTCGGCGGCTTGCAAGGAAGTTCCGCCGAGAGCCAGCGCACCAGCCAGCACAAGACTCCGCACGCATGTCCGACGATTATTTGTCATCAACACCTCCAATTCGCGGCATCGCGAGAATAGCCGACCGAAGCCGATTACATCCACAGGCTCTCATCGAGACGAGGGCAGGCAAAGCCAGCCCTCGTTGATTGGATGCGCATTCTGGCGCACTCGCGTCACTTCTGGACACATTGCTGGACGAACTTGACGCGGTCCGCCATGCCGAGCCCCTGCGCCTCGGCCTGCTTGCGACACCCCTCGCGCTTGTCGATTCGGAGCTGGACCTTATCGACCAGGCTCAGGCCGACAGTGCCGACTTGTGGTACGGCCGATGCCATTTTTCCGTCGTCCGCCGACGGACCGTCGCCGGCCGCACGCGCGGCCTCCTGCAGCCGCTTGACGTCCTCCGGGCTCAGCTTTGGCCGATCGATGTCCAGCGCGATCCTGTTGATCTTGCCGGTGAAGGCGAACGGCGCCTGATAGTCGTTGTCGTCGACCGGCGTGCCGGTGTCGGAGCCGATGTCGAACGCCTCGTCCCATTGCAATATGAGAGGAAGCGTGTGTTCCATCTTCTCCGTGGCCACGGCGTTGCCGTCGACTTTCAGCGTGCCGGTACCGCCCTGTCCGATGCCGCTATAGTTTCCGAACACCATGGTGGCAGCGCCGAGACCGTCATATCTGAAGTCGAACTCGATTACGTGCTTGCCGGGCGTCAACTCCGGCCCCTCCCAGCGCACGCGCTTGAGGTCGACGAGATTCCACGTGAACACGGGCTTGTTCTTCAGGAGATAGAGGCCATAACCGGCGAAGCGGCCGCCTTGTGTCACCAGCATGCCCTCGGCGCCTCCCTGCGGAATGTCCACATCGGCCTTGAAGGTGTAGGACGAGTTGAGCAGGCTCGGCGCATCGCCATTGGGCGTGCCGGTCAGCGGCCGCGTCCACGCAAAGCTCGTGCGGCCCGCGCTCAGGCTCGGACGCGGCGTGACCAGCCGGGCGGCCACCGATGAATCGAGCGGCAGCACCTGGTATTTCTCCGCCTCCTTCCAGAACAGCGCCTGCAGTTCCTTCAGCTTGTCCGGATACTTGGCCGCGACGTCCTCTGCCTGCGTCCAGTCGTTGCGGAGATCATAGAGCTCCCATGGGTAATCCTGCGGGCTCGGCAGTTTCGCAATCGTCACCCACGGCGGACGCAGGACCTTGGTGCTCGCGATCCAACCGTCATTGTAGATGGCGCGATCCGCAAACATCTCGAAATACTGCGTCGTGTGGGTGGATGGTGCGTTCGCCTTACTGGCATCGAACGTGTACATCATGCTGACGCCCTCGATCGGACTCTGCTTGATGCCATCGACGAATTCCGGCTGCTTGATCTGAGCCGCCTCAAGGATGGTCGGCACGATATCGATGACGTGGTGAAACTGAGTCCGGATGCCACCCTTGTCCTTGATCACCGCCGGCCAGGAGATCGCCATGCCCTGGCGCGTGCCGCCGAAGTGGGACACAATCTGCTTGGTCCAGGAGAACGGCGTGTCGAACGCCCAGGCCCAGCCGATCGACATGTGGTTGTAGGTGCGGTCAGTACCCCAGACGTCGTAGAAGTACTTGAGCTGATCCTCGACCGACGGGTTGATCTGGTTGAACATCGCCACTTCGTTAGGCGTACCGTTCGGCTGGCCTTCCGCGCTCGTTCCGTTGTCGCCCTCGATGTAGATGATCATCGTGTTGTCAAGCTTGCCCATATCCTGAATGGACTGGATCACCCGACCGATTTCATTGTCGGCGTAGGCGGCAAACGCGGCAAAGACTTCGGCCTGGCGGACAAAGAGCTTCTTCTCGTCGGCCGAAAGCTGATCCCATTCCTTGATCAGATCCTTCGGCCACGGCGTTAGCTTTGCATTCTGCGGAATGACGCCGAGCCGCTTCTGGTTCTCGAAGATCGTGTCGCGCAGTTTGTTCCAACCCTGGTCGAACAGATGCATGTCGCTGATCTTCTTGACCCACTCCGGCGTCGGGTGGTGCGGCGCGTGGGTTGCGCCGGGAGCGAATTTCACGAAGAACGGCGTGTCCGGCGACAGCGCGTTCATCCGATTCACATAATCGATCGCCTCGTCCGCCATCGCGGTGACCAGATTCCAGCCGGGCTTTCCTTGGAAGGGATAGATTGGCGTGGTGTTGCGAACCAGATTGCCCGGCTCCCATTGGTTAGTGTCACCACCCATGAAGCCGTAGAAATATTCGAAGCCCATGCCGGTCGGCCACTGGTCGAACGGACCGGCCTGGCTCGACTGGTATTCAGGTGTGTTGTGGTTCTTGCCGAACCAGGCGGTGCGATAGCCGTTGTCCGTCAGAATCCGGCCGATCGTCGCCTTATCCTTCGTGATGACGCTGTCATAGCCGGGATAACCGGTCGCCTGTTCGGCGACCACGCCATAGCCGACCGAATGATGATTGCGCCCGGTGATCAGCGCGGCGCGCGTCGGCGAGCACAGCGCCGTTGAGTGGAAATTGGTGTAGCGCAGCCCGTTCTGTGCGATGCGGTCGAGCGCAGGCGTCGGGATCACGCCGCCAAAGGTGCTCGGCACGCCATAGCCGGCATCATCGGTGATGATCAGCAAAACATTCGGCGCGCCTTTCGGCGGCACGACGCGCGACGGCCAATATGGTTTCGACTCC
This region of Bradyrhizobium sp. CCGUVB1N3 genomic DNA includes:
- a CDS encoding cytochrome c3 family protein — protein: MCAECHSTGVHKNYDAANDRFATTFAEISVGCEACHGQGSRHVAWAREKPASRGPDDGLLVRFDERTGITWSTETGTLTPKRSAPAPDLHKEVETCGRCHARRGQLSEDWTPGRPLSETHRVSLLDRQRFYADGQMRDDEETYNYAPFRQSKMFAKGVTCSDCHDPHSAVLKAPGDGVCAQCHAEAKYESAAHRHHADMSPPPACASCHMPERRYMVVDRRHDHGFRIPRPDLSAQLGTPNACNDCHQDKAAAWAAQQIETWFGPERRGYQTYARAFHSAWTEAAEAQALLAAVASAGDVPRIVRASALAELPVPDFDLIRRGLSDPDPLVRLGALDGLEGVPPDQLWTLASAQLSDPLRAVRIRAAELLASVPSARQLAADRDKFAQAAAEFVAVQKLNADRPGARTALGTFFARQARAAEAEAEYRAALGLDPSFSPAAINLSDLYRQLGRDGDGERVLREALSASAQDAPLHHALGLTLVRLKRSEAALDELRQAAVLDPNQARYAYVYAVGLHSFGRRDDALAVLRNSLQKHRNDRDLLSAALALSREKGDRASALGYAQQLSRLMPGNREIEVLIKQLEQ
- a CDS encoding DUF2721 domain-containing protein; this encodes MSLFDDQACIGTSAARDMQSVVDLIPVTPSIDQLGRIIASVAAPAFLLGAVAAFISVLISRINRVIDRSQFIHGIPESDASRSFLKADLPRLRQRAVFLNRSLYCAVIAAILTALIVIIAFVSALLHFAHEYGVAILFMAAMVMFCASLIDLARETRIALHDNDLRI
- a CDS encoding arylsulfatase yields the protein MNIRKTFVALILTSALSAPANAQQAQQGAPPPGSPAATITIPGDQLPPPPQKFGGKIERDARESKPYWPSRVVPPKGAPNVLLIITDDAGYGVPSTFGGVIPTPALDRIAQNGLRYTNFHSTALCSPTRAALITGRNHHSVGYGVVAEQATGYPGYDSVITKDKATIGRILTDNGYRTAWFGKNHNTPEYQSSQAGPFDQWPTGMGFEYFYGFMGGDTNQWEPGNLVRNTTPIYPFQGKPGWNLVTAMADEAIDYVNRMNALSPDTPFFVKFAPGATHAPHHPTPEWVKKISDMHLFDQGWNKLRDTIFENQKRLGVIPQNAKLTPWPKDLIKEWDQLSADEKKLFVRQAEVFAAFAAYADNEIGRVIQSIQDMGKLDNTMIIYIEGDNGTSAEGQPNGTPNEVAMFNQINPSVEDQLKYFYDVWGTDRTYNHMSIGWAWAFDTPFSWTKQIVSHFGGTRQGMAISWPAVIKDKGGIRTQFHHVIDIVPTILEAAQIKQPEFVDGIKQSPIEGVSMMYTFDASKANAPSTHTTQYFEMFADRAIYNDGWIASTKVLRPPWVTIAKLPSPQDYPWELYDLRNDWTQAEDVAAKYPDKLKELQALFWKEAEKYQVLPLDSSVAARLVTPRPSLSAGRTSFAWTRPLTGTPNGDAPSLLNSSYTFKADVDIPQGGAEGMLVTQGGRFAGYGLYLLKNKPVFTWNLVDLKRVRWEGPELTPGKHVIEFDFRYDGLGAATMVFGNYSGIGQGGTGTLKVDGNAVATEKMEHTLPLILQWDEAFDIGSDTGTPVDDNDYQAPFAFTGKINRIALDIDRPKLSPEDVKRLQEAARAAGDGPSADDGKMASAVPQVGTVGLSLVDKVQLRIDKREGCRKQAEAQGLGMADRVKFVQQCVQK